The genomic segment tgttcttattttgttgtaattcaaaatcgaataactgtagatacttgaaatatacaccaaatgtttaatttataaatacctatacttgatttaattttaaaaatatttttactcattttcagctatttatgaacattttaaatttttttctataaatgtcaataaaattgtatttgttgttttaaaaagcattaaaaatatgtaatacgaGGCTCATAATATGTTGTTACAGTTTTGTTGAATATGtccatatatacattttaacgctttttaaaacaacaaatagTAGTAAttctaagttttttaatatgtaattttgtccaaatttaaacttaaaatgactataaaaataaactgtgttatggcctgttttacaatcatagtttaaacctcggttacgcttgaaccactgattttaccggccgaattcggtggtttaaccagagttcaactattgtaatacttaatgtattttttagatttttttaacagaattaactacttacgtgggaatcttgttttaaatgtttaatccttagatataaaagttaaacaatttatacatttttaactacaaaataattacccaatattaaatttgataaattttattgaaattcgatctttaaatacttataaaaaaaaattgtgtatatgtatttttaatatatttcaactgttaTAGCAACAATATGTCAGGAGCCTTGTAccaaatgtttacactttttggcctaacagataaaactttattaatattcatagaaaaaaaataaaaaaattgaaatatgaaattggccgtaaacagctcaaaacaagttaaaatattctgaaaattgtatcaaatataataattgataaaataaacattcaatgaaattttcatgtatctacagttattcatttttcaattacaacaaaataagaaaattgttacgtgagaaatcgaatgaatatctcaagttaattaaaatataaactattttaataagtaactaatatACAGGGTTTTCCATTTAAGTCAAGACATTCGTTTTTGcagaatttttttacataatatcaactcgttacaaaacaatattttttatcataagtaTTTTTACCATATTCCACTTTGCCTTTTTTAaccttttgaattaaaacatacatttaaaattacatgagcataatattatttggagcATTTCCACATTCCtttgttgaaattttaaatacctttagCTGGAGCACGGATTTGTATGCATTAATAACCAACTATAAAGCcgctaaaaaatctaaaaattgcataattttatatattaatatatattatgcactaaaatgtttaagacggagacaacaaatgtctaTGTGGTGTCGTCTTAACATCAAAAATGCATCCTGAAAggaatttatttaggtatatacctacccaaataaaaatttgtatagaaaaaataaattcccTGGGAAAACCGTTTTCacatacgagtatattatgtattaatttattttttttattaatcaaagcCATAAATgtcgaaatatgcaaaatatgcaccaTAAAAGTTTCTTAAAgttagttaaaatgtttatgttatgaAACAAGTTCTGTGCCCACTTAGCAGACCATATGATCAACCAGAATAAATAAGCAAGTGCATACAAATACGCGCtctaattataaatcaaaaactactcgtacaaaaatttgattttaatatatctaaGTACTCCGAAAAACATTCTGCTTTAGAATATGgaactaaaaatgtatgttatcactaaaatagtaaacaattgaaaaaaattatagtgaaaaaaaagtaaacaatatgttgtttttgaaacttaaaatcatggaaaaaaatattttaaaaacattaatagtttttgaaaggTCAAGTGTCTTATTTTAGGACTTAAGATCCTCCAGTAAACTCACTCTGTTTTTAAAACTTTCCatagttttgtttttagctACAAGTTTTGCTTCCATTCTTTGCAAATCTTGATCTTTTACCAATTCTTGACAGCCAGAACacataaaattaactaaactattttaaaaatacactatACATTAATCTAAGACAAATCCACTCTAACATTTTTCTAtactatgaattttttttaaaagattgtCTAACTCTTTTTCTGTTGTAATAGGCATTTTAAAGAAAGACAAAACAGTGTAAAAGGAATTTTTTACATAGAATCcattacattgttttattttcttttaaaataaacccGTGTTCATCCCTTGTAAAATCTTCAGTATTGCAAACatccattataatacattgtgagGTTCTTTTCTCAATTGGTTCCAAAGTAATGGACAACAAACTATTAGATAAATCATCAATTGTCATGGAAGTATTATCTGTATTATCTgaaagattattaattttttcagtttttgattataatgttagattaaaattacaagttaaaatgtattttagtaagaactttttatatagtaccttttatattgtttttttttcttctgacAACTGTTCAGCTGCTTCATTATCTATTGGACTAATGAATTGATCTTCACATATACTCAATACAGGCAACTCATTAATTGACACTGGCAGCAAAGCATTAGGTGCTAATGAtatgaaaaaaagaattttaaatacatttttattataaaaaaaaaatataggtaacatcAGAGAAAGATTATTTCAAAGGACATTCCCAAGTCATTATCTTGGATTAACTAATTTAAGagtaaaattactttttgaagCATATTTATCCaacaaaaataagtacctaagttttatattttccgCGGTCATTAAGaatagatttttgaaaattaatatggaattaattaaaaaatatatatatattaatataaagaaaagGGAATTGTGGTTATGAACTAGTGTCTTTACTGCATGGGTTTgctttattctaatttattaataaaactttctttattatattaaatcgtaagaagtttataataattttctattgttcattttttctttttaaaagaaaaagtttaaatttattacattatatagcaaaataaaaccatgtatttacctaaattataataatagaatgctaattaataaataaaaagttaatacaaaataaaataacaaataattaacttttttcttactattatctaaaaataatgatggaaCAGCGCCTGGTTTTAATTTGTTCTTTAGTATTCTTCAGTATTCCTGAAACAATCGAGTTAACAATCGTATAGTACGTTTTACTATTTTAGCAAGATCTTTTTTCATTCCACATTTTTCCATCCACTTTTTTCTCATCTTGAAATCCTTAGAATAGCCAAAGAGACTAAGATTCTTTGAAAGCCTGTTAAAGCAGTTTTTAAAGGAACATCGTAATCCAGATCCTAAAGTATGgtcctttaaaatttaaacacatgattcatattaaaaaatatattaatattagaaacaGCTAGGTTGCCAATTAtaaagtacaaattaaaataaagtatgagttaagtacatattttagtgATATAACATTCAATAGTCTAGTTTGTATAGAgtctatatatttatgatagtctAAAGACTACTTTTTGTAGAAGGTATGGATCCTTCCATGTTTTTGTAACCAAAATAATGAACTACAGAGTACTGGTTGTGAATAACATAGAATCAGAATACTAATCACTACTATAGAACACTTGATAACCCGGCTAACCTTTCCCAACCGTTGCAATATTGTTCTTGGCTTACAATCAATGATTCTCAGTACCTCGTtaactgtatagtatataatgaattattatgaagtaattattcgtatattatgatataatgaaCAGCCTACAAGGTGATTATTTCCTTGTAGTAAATATACACACAACTTTGTTTGTGCATTATTAGTTGaccattttgattttatattttacaaaatattggtttatattatgtacgcatcaattaaagtatatcaaaaatgttcagttgctattttaaaatagaaattcatACAGTTACGTATAATGAAAGGGAATAATTATGTAATCTATATATCGTCTGCAGCAACAAAAACTGTCGTGTaactcaattttacaattttttttcaatctggCGTTAATATTTATCTGGATTACCAACGAAACTGATAGTAGCATAAATCAGCCAAAGACGTTATATACAATAAGATGCAGTTACTGCCGTCTTcgttgaaaattcaaaaaaatagtaatataatgctcgcataatcacaagcAAATCTCACTGACAATACTGGGTGGCATggctatttattaaaatataatatcatttaaacttaaaaagacATTACTTTCACAGTGTGTTACATCCAAAAGGAATGCTGAGCAATGCCAGGGACAAGAATATTACTGATGTCTAATTAAGAAGCACTGAATTACTAAAGAAGAGAAACCAGGACGTTGAAGGAACCGTTAGAAACCAAGGCTCAACATATTCAAAAAGAACAgcatgaaaaatcataaaaaagatAGATATCAGACTGTATTGaccatgtttattaaaaatattaatacttatttactgACCGGCATATTTTTATTCCTCTTATCCTCATTGTTTCTAGTAAGTCTAAATGACCGTCTtggtgatttaaaattatttacaacagcattttcaatattttcctcTCTGTAAAATTCAAATTCTATGTAATCACTTTCATCATAATAAGCCAATTTtctagattttaaataattttaaaaacaaaatttagtctaatacaattttcattaactcactttataatatttcgttcCATTGGTAAGATTACATTATTTCCAGTTTCAGCATCATTACTTTGAGACTTGAGTagcataactatataaaaataaaaatattattgaaaatgaaaaattaaattatagagaTCCAGAAGTATTACTTAGAAGGAAAACCATTTTGGGGAatagcatttgaaaataaaaatcgctTTTTTTCCTGGCTTATAGTTTTCTTGTAAAAAATGATCACTACATATACATTGCCAATCATGACAACGATCAAGTCCAAAAACGTTAAGCCATTTTCTTTTCATGTATGCATTCTTGGGAattctatattaaaacaaatatcaatgAATGCAATAAATTtcttatgttaggttaggaaaATAAACACAAAGTAGAAATTATTAGGCTACATCAGAACAGTTTGAGCGAGTAAACTTCTACAACCAATTGATACTCACCCTTGATAAATAACTCCTGGACGATTAACCTCGGTGTTATTAGATGTATTGAAGCACACTATACACTTgtgcatttttaaaacgtagtgttatatattattatcgaaaatgaagttaaaataattaatataaaagtgcAACCACCAAGACCAATTTGACAAGTCGGATATTGAAGTAAGCCCTATCATTAGACGGTTATCTGTATTGTATGCAGTCGTAACTTAGAAAAAAGAACTCGATCAATGGACGTGGGTAGCCTCGATCACTCAGTCTTGGAATGTTTACGACACCTGTATTCCGGTCTCCTAAGGACCGATGATTGTGTTTTGAGGTGTAGACGGTACGTTTTCTCGCGGTAGGCAGTCCAGTCGTCCGTAGAACAGTTGGGTGGTTAGGTATCGAATGTCGTATTTTTTAAAGGTACAGTATGCTTCAAGTCTATATGTCTACTGTAATCTCGCCGAGTACCGTACAAAGCACACGAACGAAACCGAGAAAAACATAACTTTTTGATTTCACAGTCACAAATTCGATGAGATATTATTCgtattatgaaaaatgaatgtttgaaaAGCACCTGTTTATTAACAGACGAACGCACaacgttgaaaaaaataattttccgaCACGAAAACTACGAAAACAAATAAGACAACCGACTGGTGATAAGCGGAACTCCTGTAATCGCGGTCTTGGATTATTAATCAGTAATGAATAATTTTCTTCGTTCCATCGGCACATAGCTACGAATTACCAAATGGTCCCCAACAGTAGGAGTTCTGTTCGTTCTACCTCCACGTACGCCGTACGATTCTACGATCTAAGATATTGCACGTTTACAGGAGAAAAAATTCacacgaacaatattattacgcaGGAATGGATAGATTTGGAAAGTATCCAAcgggaacaaaaaaaaatcgggaATGTATCACGTACTTAGATAGTAATCCGgaaattattaggtaccgtATTACCTACGTACTTGGGTAATAATCTGGAAATTATTAAACACACaggaaaatattaatagaataatataaagaaagaaataatatagaattttataaatagaaaatataacgCTGGAAAAATACTTCAATGGAAATTGAATGcaccaaaatcataatatacataataggtactcaattaGGCGGTGCCgcctaataggtaggtaggcacTTGATAAGATCAGTTATTACTAGACTTAGGGACTTGTAGCTCTAAGAAATGCCCAAATATGCACCAAAAAATGGCCAAATATGCTctgaaatatgcacttaaaaataaCCGTATATGcacgaagaaaaaaaaattaagtataacaaatatgtggtaaaattaaatatttattttattggaatttatattaggtacatatcaatatattagaatattattacttgAATTGAAAacgatttgataaaataattgaatttttaaaaggtacctaggtaattggATTACGTTTTAGTGTTCTTCCGTGTCTACCGATCCTAATAAGTTATTGCCTACCTATTATTCAGTCACTTGTCGAATGTGATAcgctgttaaaataatattataatattattgttctatgatattatgtacctatctaccaGCAGACCGGCTACACGGTATTACAGTATAGCAGGGGtttttttagtgtgcagtgAAAACTGTTACTTTATGCAGTGTAAAAAAAGAACTTCGGGACGCtatattttattggatattatgaaacaataatcgagtaaacttcaaaaaaaaaaaaaaattcatttcaaattaacactatccattacagtgacccaattgtaacctactgtacagtagagcgacatccacttacccacattattttacttttaacccccccaaagtaccaacagATTCACAATCCTACCAGAAAAGTTTAGgcatgttgaagaaaatcgaactACTGTCCCAAAAGGAGATGGCAGTTACGAATTAAAatacacaccattgtaaaatattaaaatcaatacattcatcgctccgctcaaaatctaaaataactgtaaatacatgacgttttcgaattttattagttattttttaagattatttgttcgaatttgattataattataaataaagtgttgCACAAAATAGGAGTTTGGACAAAGACGAGTGACTGCCCTGAGTAACTTCAGAAGGAACATGAAGTAATCGGATTACACGTCAACCTGAGAGTGACGTCCTAAGGCCTCCATAACATAATTAacgaaaaccataaaaaaaataaacaaaacattttctaaatgcATAATAGGAGAAATCAACACaatcaaattaaacaatattccaGTACATCGAGAAAAGGGATGAATAGAATATTTAAACTCAAGTAGTGAAAACGTTCACAgtataattgtacatattttaatcaaacacacaagttttttttttaacgattagtATTAGTTCAAACACAAATACTTTTAGAAGTACTGGATGTACCGAGATCATTTTACCcgggtaatatttaaaataagatagaGTAATGAGATACTTCACTGTcagtgtatagtataatagacTTGGAATTAGTATATTAGaacgtacttataatatacaacttggTCGGAAATAAGGTGTAAAGGAAAgaaatattatgcgtattattttgaaaagaaaGTGATAATAAAATCGGTGATAACCGATAACTGATAACGATAACGATGCCGGCCGTCTTGCAGCCGTGATTCTCTGTCGCTAGACGCTATAACACTATCATcatagataatacaattttaattacaaattgttactttttttcagtGTAAACCTtcgacgtaataatataatataaaatacataatatctaataatattatgtctacatCGCATTTTCGTCACATTCGCACGCATCGCTCTCTCTCTCAACTCTCCTCACCGACTCACTCGCCGACCGAACAAAGAGCAGCGGAAAATGGATAATAATCGAGATGACAGGACGTACCTgtagtataatgtttattattattatttaattattactgtacACCGCGACGCTGCCAAAGTCGTATCGCACGCACTCTGATGTTCCGAAGTTGTGGTCAGTGATCACTCGCGTCGACGTATGTGGTCACTAACTTCCTCGCTGTATACGCATTAATCGCACCACCGCCAAGAACGCCTCATCGCTGCTCTGACACTGACACCGTCTTCCGCCCACCTCCCAATAACCAGACAAGCAAAAACGACGACGAGTCATCAGCAAAGCAATACGTCTGGTGCAGCAATGGACGACAATAAGGTCGAGGTGCTCTTTGAGAACGGCACGAGGTGATTagattattcttaatttatgagaatgataattaatttaatttatatattttagggcTTTGTTACAATTGTAATGGAAAATGAAGTTCTAGTTTCTTTCTCGAATGAGTGAGTATCtcttatctatattttattataatactttttttaagcattttattcaaaattacaaGTAGGTGGGTACATAAGCAATTGAGAACCTATGTTTGTTTTTTACCATGAATAATTAGTGCCTAT from the Acyrthosiphon pisum isolate AL4f chromosome X, pea_aphid_22Mar2018_4r6ur, whole genome shotgun sequence genome contains:
- the LOC100569998 gene encoding uncharacterized protein LOC100569998 → MLFPKMVFLLIMLLKSQSNDAETGNNVILPMERNIIKEENIENAVVNNFKSPRRSFRLTRNNEDKRNKNMPDHTLGSGLRCSFKNCFNRLSKNLSLFGYSKDFKMRKKWMEKCGMKKDLAKIVKRTIRLLTRLFQEY